One genomic region from Scomber scombrus chromosome 19, fScoSco1.1, whole genome shotgun sequence encodes:
- the rdh12 gene encoding retinol dehydrogenase 12: MFLLLIIAGLGVVTLLVITFAQHIRQYAAGGVCKSTARLDGKTVLITGANTGIGKETALEMAMRGARVIMACRDTAKGEDTAASILAAYPKADVEVRELDLADTCSIRAFAQKFLRDVNHLHILINNAGVMMCPYTKTVDGFEMHIGVNHLGHFLLTFLLIGLMKRSAPARIVVVSSLAHNFGWIRFHDLHSQGSYNSGLAYCQSKLANVLFAREAERRLKGSNVTVNSVHPGTVNSDLTRHSTLMTILFSVMSMFLKTPQEGAQTSIYCAVAEELHSISGKHFSDCAPAFVAPQGRSEDTARRLWDISCELLGIEWD, translated from the exons atgtttcttttattaattATCGCAGGCCTCGGAGTGGTGACGTTACTGGTGATCACATTTGCACAACACATACG ACAATATGCAGCAGGAGGAGTTTGCAAGTCTACAGCTCGCCTCGATGGGAAGACCGTCCTCATCACTGGAGCCAACACAGGGATCGGGAAGGAGACCGCCCTGGAAATGGCAATGCGAG GGGCTCGGGTGATTATGGCATGCCGAGACACAGCAAAGGGTGAGGATACTGCTGCCAGTATCCTAGCTGCGTACCCCAAAGCAGATGTGGAAGTTCGAGAGCTCGATTTGGCAGATACCTGCTCTATACGAGCTTTTGCACAGAAATTCCTGAGAG acgtAAACCATCTTCATATCCTCATCAATAATGCAGGGGTGATGATGTGCCCCTACACGAAAACAGTTGATGGCTTTGAGATGCATATCGGGGTCAATCACTTAG GTCACTTCCTGTTGACGTTCCTcctgatcgggctgatgaagCGCAGTGCGCCGGCCCGGATCGTGGTGGTCTCGTCTCTGGCTCATAACTTCGGCTGGATCCGTTTCCATGACCTTCATAGCCAGGGCAGCTACAACAGCGGATTAGCGTACTGCCAGAGCAAGCTGGCAAATGTGCTCTTTGCCAGAGAGGCTGAACGCAGACTCAAAG GCTCCAATGTGACAGTGAACTCAGTCCACCCTGGGACGGTGAACTCTGACCTGACCAGACACTCAACCCTCATGACGATACTTTTCAGCGTCATGTCTATGTTCCTGAAAACACCACAGGAAGGAGCGCAGACCAGCATCTACTGTGCCGTGGCAGAAGAGCTACACTCAATCTCTGGGAAACACTTTAG CGACTGCGCCCCTGCCTTTGTAGCCCCACAGGGCAGGAGTGAGGACACAGCGAGGAGACTATGGGACATCAGCTGCGAGCTTCTTGGTATCGAGTGGGACTGA
- the arg2 gene encoding arginase-2, mitochondrial, whose amino-acid sequence MALRGPLFRLLRTQLHHTCQQSRAQSVAVLGAPFSRGQKRRGVEHGPKVIRDAGLMERLSGLDYAVHDFGDLNFHHLETDEPYMDVKFPRTVGAANKKLCGATSRAIGAGHTLVMLGGDHSLAIGSVGGHAEQCPDLCLIWVDAHADVNTPMTSPSGNLHGLPVAFMLKELQDKMPNIPGFSWMKPFLSSRDLVYIGLRDVDPGEYQILKNLGIQYFTMRDIDRLGIQRVMEVTLDHLLSRKQRPIHLSFDIDAFDPSLAPATGTPVNGGLTYREGIYITEEIHNTGLLSAMDLVEVNPVLGASREAVQATASLAVDVIASSLGQTREGAHVPMEETPSVKNDTEKLRI is encoded by the exons TCTTCTCCGAACTCAACTCCACCACACATGCCAGCAAAGCAGAGCTCAATCCGTGGCTGTGCTGGGCGCTCCGTTTTCGAGAGGACAg AAAAGAAGAGGTGTGGAGCACGGTCCTAAAGTGATCAGAGATGCGGGGCTCATGGAAAGGCTCTCCGGGTTAG ATTACGCCGTCCACGATTTTGGAGACCTCAACTTTCACCACCTTGAAACAGACGAACCCTACATGGATGTGAAGTTTCCTCGCACAGTGGGAGCAGCGAATAAGAAGCTGTGTGGAGCCACTAGCAGAGCTATCGGTGCTGGACACACTCTTGTCATGCTAGGAGGTGATCACAG CCTTGCTATCGGATCAGTGGGAGGCCATGCTGAGCAGTGTCCTGACCTGTGTCTCATCTGGGTTGATGCTCACGCAGATGTGAATACACCCATGACTTCACCATCAGGAAACCTCCACGGCCTGCCTGTGGCCTTCATGCTCAAAGAACTGCAAGACAAG ATGCCAAATATCCCAGGGTTCTCCTGGATGAAGCCATTCCTCTCCTCCAGGGATTTGGTGTACATCGGACTGCGGGATGTCGACCCCGGAGAGTA CCAAATCCTGAAAAACCTGGGTATCCAGTACTTCACCATGAGGGATATCGACAGACTAGGTATCCAAAGGGTCATGGAAGTCACTCTTGACCATCTTCTGTCAAG aaaacagaggCCGATCCATTTGAGCTTTGACATCGATGCATTCGACCCATCTCTGGCTCCCGCCACAGGAACGCCAGTCAATGGAGGTTTGACCTACAGGGAAGGGAtctacatcacagaggaaaTTCATAACACAG GTCTGCTGTCAGCCATGGACCTGGTAGAAGTAAACCCCGTACTGGGAGCAAGCCGTGAAGCCGTACAAGCCACCGCCTCTCTCGCAGTTGACGTCATTGCATCGTCTCTGGGACAGACGAGAGAAGGCGCTCACGTGCCCATGGAAGAGACTCCCTCTGTGAAAAATGACACAGAGAAGCTCCGCATCTGA
- the vti1b gene encoding vesicle transport through interaction with t-SNAREs homolog 1B has translation MSSEEFEKLHEIYRSLYEELKLMPEKALKCHGEERKRLVRRFDERQGEADEMLQGMEEELQTAPSAYRNAMNTKLRMYRRDLSKLQRDIKISTSGFGSSPQAMEGSHHGLYSSENQHSTHLQSQRSLLLQGTESLNNASQSIERSQRIAAETEHIGTDIIEELGEQREQLDRTRNRLVDTGENLSRSRKILRAMSRRLVTNKLLLGVIILMELAILGAVVYLKFFRR, from the exons ATGTCGTCGGAGgaatttgagaagctgcatgAAATCTACAGATCTCTTTATGAAGAGCTGAAGCTGATGCCAGAAAAGGCTCTCAAGTGCCATGGAG aggagaggaagaggctgGTGAGACGCTTTGATGAGAGGCAAGGGGAGGCAGATGAAATG TTACAAGGAATGGAAGAAGAGCTTCAGACGGCCCCCTCCGCTTACCGAAATGCTATGAATACAAAGCTGCGCATGTACCGCAGGGACCTGAGCAAGCTGCAGAGGGATATTAAAATCTCAACTTCAGGTTTTGGCTCTTCCCCCCAGGCAATGGAAGGAAGTCATCATGGCCTCTATTCATCAGAAAACCAACACAGT ACACACTTGCAGTCCCAGAGAAGCTTGCTACTCCAAGGCACAGAGTCTCTGAACAACGCCAGCCAGAGTATTGAACGGAGTCAGCGCATCGCGGCTGAGACGGAGCACATTGGCACAGATATCATCGAGGAGCTGGGAGAGCAGAGGGAGCAGCTGGACCGCACCAGAAACAGA ttggTGGATACTGGAGAGAACCTCAGTCGAAGTCGAAAAATCCTTCGTGCCATGTCACGGCG GCTTGTGACGAACAAGTTGCTGTTAGGTGTCATTATTTTAATGGAACTGGCTATTCTGGGTGCTGTGGTTTACCTGAAGTTCTTCCGGCGATGA